ATTTGTAGAATTGTATTAGAATAAAACAAGACATAGCTGACTCCTTCTTAGTATCCTTTCAATGGCTTTAGTCTTTTTCTTAAAGGGgcaagaatatttttattgtatattttttcctGGTAAATTAGGCTATATTTTACAGTGATCATGGATTTCTAAAATCTCTAACGTTTTTGCTCTCCTAACATTCTTCAATAGACTGTCTCTAAGGTAAGTGTATACAGAAAGAGGTGAATAACACAAAATCAATTATGAAGTAGCTCTGAGGAAATTGGGTTTGTCACAACTGAGAACTATTTCTGAGGGTGTATAATCCTATGTGAAAACTTAATTTCTGAATTGCTTCTATCCAAAATATAGACACAGTGCTAGATGCTGGTTTACTTACGTCCTATTTtccaattctctttttttttcctcaaaaggtGTCCGAGCTACACAGAGCCACAGAATCTCACAGGTGTCTCAGAATTCCTTCTCCTGGGACTCTCAGAGGATCCAGAATTGCAGCTGGTCCTCGCTGGGCTGTTTCTGTCCATGTACCTGGTCACGGTGCTGGGGAACCTGCTCATCATCCTGGCCGTCAGCTctcactcccacctccacacccccatgtacttcttcctctccaacctgtccttGGCTGACATCGGTTTCACCTCCACCACGGTccccaagatgattgtggacatGCAAACTCACAGCAGAGTCATCTCCTATGCAGGCTGCCTGACTCAGATgtctttttttgtcctttttgcaTGTATGGATGACATGCTTCTGAGTGTGATGGCCTATGACCGGTTTGTGGCCATCTGTCACCCCCTGCATTACCGAGTCATCATGAACCCATGCCTCTGTGGCTTCTTAATcttgttgtctttttttattagtcttttggACTCCCAGCTGCACAATTTGATTGTGTTACAGCTCACCTGCTTCAATGATGTGGGCATTTCTAATTTCTTCTGTGACCCTTCTCAACTCCTCCACCTTAGGTGTTCTGACACCTTCATCAATGAAATGGTCATATATTTCATGGGTGCCATATTTGGCTGTCTCCCTATCTCAGGGATCCTTTTCTCTTACTATAAAATTGTTTCCTCCATTCTGAGAGTTCCAACATCAGATGGGAAGTATAAAACCTTCTCCACCTGTGGCTCTCACCTGGcagttgtttgcttattttatggAACAGGTCTTGTAGGGTACCTGAGTTCAGCTGTGTCACCATCCCCCAGGAAGAGTATGGTGGCTTCAGTGATGTACACTGCggtcacccccatgctgaaccccttcatctacagcctgaggAACAAGGACATTCAAAATGCCCTGTGCAGGCTGCGCAGCAGAATCATCAAATCTCATCATCTCCATCCTTTTTGTTACATGGGATAGAAATGGCAGCAAAATTTAACACCTAGgcctgcaaattctgcctccttGGTCACATTATTTTTGTTGCTTGATGGCTTTCATTCCTTTCTGGGTTTCGTATGTGAATATTGCttgctttgttttgtctttaattGCAATGGGTGAGTATTCTGGTATCCTTTGTTCATCATACACATCATGAATGATTCCAATATATGCGCGTAGACAGCCTCCTTTAGTATCTGTGCAATGATCTTGATATCCAGGTGCAATCACAAATCTTTTCTTATAGACTTGAAATCCTCACTTAACATTGTCAAGAGGtttttggaaactgcaactttaaaaaaacaaagtgcaGCAGGTCCTGAAATAAGTTCATTTTGTTCAATGTTGTTTAGTTTTAATTTTGGtgagaaatgaataaattggTTTCATGATTCATCGTTTTGCTTGAATTGTGGTTTCTAATTTTCTGTGGaggatgttaagtgaggacttatgATACTTCGTATTTACCTccctttttacagtttttgtgtAATTTCTGTCCAAATCGCATCTAGGAAATCACTTTAGGCAGCTTATGTATGATGATGTCTATCAATGGTCCTCACATTTGGTTTTATTGAAATCACCTGGGGACCTCATAAATACTGAGGCCTGGGTGTCATTACCAAAATTTACTTGGACCTGTGTGGGTTGAGGAATTTTAAAAGCACCAGAAATAGTTCAGGTGATGACGTTTCTAAAGGGACGGAGCTATAATGGGTAAGTTACAAAAGAGTTTAATGTAGCACCAGGCAACATGATTCATTCAAATATCTTCTTAAAATGCATTGTTGTTCAGCACTGTAGAAATTTAcattatggccgggcgcggtggctcacacctgtaattccaatactttgggaggctgaggtgggcagattgcctgaggtcaggagttggagtccagcctggacaacatggtgaaaccccatctttactaaaaatacaaaaattagccaggcatggtggtgcgtgcctataatcccagctcctcaggaggctgaggcaggagaatcacttgaatccaggagtcagaggttgcagtgggccgagatagtgccattgcaccagcctgggctaaagagggagactccatctcaaaaaaaaaaaaaaaaaaaaaggaaaaaaggaaaagaaaaagaaagaaagaaattaactttatgttgtttttttaccactataatttttattgtacatttattcAGCATAGATTTATACACATAcaattttttctcctctttcactCTTGTGCATACAtagaaagggaaatagaaaagaataacatGGTAACAGTATCACTGTAGCTTCACATTcagagactaattttttttgaaatttgctacagttttagtttttataaagaaaatgcgatatatatatatacacaatggaatataattcaacCATAAAATGCGTcacatcctgtcatttgcagcagcaaaaatggaaagtgaaataagccaggcacagaacgataaatattgcatattctcactcacgtGTAAGAGCTAGCATGTGAGTCCCATGGCATTAGAGAGAAgagtggtggttaccagaggctgagaagggtgtgtgagtgggtgtgggGGATGAAGAGAGTTTGGTTAATGGACACCAACATACAgtgagatagaaggaataagttctaatatttGGTAGCACAGTAGggtaagtataattaaaaataatttattatatacttcttttttttttttttgagtctcacttagtcactcaggctggagtgcaggggcatgatctcagctcactgcaacctccacctcccgggttcaaccgattctcctgcctcagcctcctgagtagctgggattacaggtgccagcctccacgcccagctaatttttgtatttttagtagagaggacgtttcaccctgttggccaggctggtctcaaactcctgacctcaagtgactcatccgtcttggcctcccgaagtgctgagattacaggtatgagccacctggcccatttattatatatttcaaaatagccagaagagatttgaaatatttccaagaaaaagaaatgatacatgtttGGAGTGATAGATATTCTAAATATCCataattacacattgcatgcttaTATCAAAATACCACGTGTACtctataaatatatgcaattattacatatcaataaaaaatttgatggctattttaaatggaacttttgaaaattaaattataactTATTGTATAGAAATAGAGGTTTTTTTTGGCATAAAGAActtcatggctgggcatggtgatcatgaggtcaagagattgagaccgtcctggccaacatggtgaatccccgtctctactaaaaatacaaaaaaaaattagccggatgtggtggtgggtacctgtaatcccagctactcaggaggctgaggcaggggaatcacttgaactcaggagatggagtttgcagtgagccgagatgacacccactgcactccagcctgggggacgaaAAGAGAatctgtctcgaaaaaagaataaaaaataaaacaaaaaaaacacaccctctgttaaatttaatttgtctaaggcTTTTCTTGTAACacaacaaaactgcacatgtactttctgaatctaaaataaaataaaatggccgggcatggtggctcacacctgtaatgccagcactttggaaggctgaggcaggcggatcacttgaggtcaggagtttgagaccagcctggtcaacatggtgaaaccccgtctctaccaaaaatacaaaaaaaaattagccgggtgtggtggcaggtgcctgtaatcccagctactcaggaggctgaggcaggagaattgcttgaacccggaggcggaggttgcagtgagccaggattgcaccattgcactccagcctgggggacaagggtgagacttcctctcaaaaataaataaataaataacataacataaaataactcATGCAAGCACCCTCATGTGCTCTATTATTAAACCTAGTGATatttctatgatttatttcatgtTTCCTATGTCATGAAGCATATTGCCTGAGAATAGCGACAATTTCATCTTTTCCAGTCCTTGTACTTTATTTAGTCATCTCCTGCCTACCTGTCTCAGACTCCAGCACAATACCCAGAGGCAAGGTTGGTGAGGATCCTGGTTTGTTACtgttgaatctaaaataaaggcttcaggctgggcgcagtggcccaggcctgtaatcccagcactttggaaggccaaggcaggtggatcacttgagttcaggagttcgagaccagcctggccaacatggtgaaacctcgtctccattaaaaatatcaaaattttgccgggcgtggtggtgggcgtctgtaatcccagctactcagaaggctgaggcaggagaatcacttggacctggaaggcggaggttgcagtgagctgagatcatgccactgcattccatctgggcgacagagtgagactctgtcaaaaaaaaaaaaaaaaaaagtaaagacttCTCATCTTCTTCTGTTAAGTGGTATTTACAGAAGGGTTTGGGTTCATCTCCTTTATCAGGTTTAAGGCATTTTACTTCTAATCCTAATAGGCTctgatattttgaattttacttttggATGTTGAAATGTATCACAGTTTGTAtctaatgaaataatatataatctCTCTTGTTTAATGTGTCAAAGCAGTGAAATACCCTTACAGTTCTcctgatattatatataatatatatgttagagacaaggtctcactctgaactccagattggagtgcaggagcactgtcatagctcactgccgccttgagttcctgggctccagcaatcctcccacctcaacttctttagtagctaggactgcaggcacatgccactacgtccagtttatttttaaaaattttttaaattatatcttaagttctgggatacatgtgcagaacgtgcaggtttgtttcataggtatacatgtgccatggtggtttgctgcacccatcaacccatcatctatattaggtatttcttctaatggtATCCCTCCCGTAACTCCTACCCaccgacaggtcccagtgtgtgatattcccctccatgtgtccatgtgttctcattgttcaactcccaattatgagtaagaacatgcagtgtttagttttctgttcctgtgttagtttgctgagaatgatggtttccagcttcatccatgtccctgcaaaggacatgaattcatccttttttatggctgcatagtattccatggtgtatatgtgccacattttctttatccagtctatcattgatgggcatttgggttggttccaagtctttgctattgtgaatagtgctgcaataaacatatgtgtgcatgtgtctttatagtagaatgatttctaatcctttgggtatatacccagtaatgggattgctgggtcaaatggtatttctggttttagatccttaaggaatcgccacactgtcttccacaatggttgaacaaattttaactcccaccaacagtgtaaaagcattcctatttctctacatcctctccagcatctgctgtttcctgactttttaatgatcatcattctaagtggcatgagatgatatctcattgtggttttgatttgcatttctctaatcatcagtgatgatgagctttttttcatatgttggccgcataaatgtcttcttttgagaagtgtctattcatatccttcacccacttattgatggggttgtttttttcttataaatttaagttcctagtagattctggatattagacctttgtcagatggacagattgcaaatattgtctcccattctgtgggttgcctgttcactctgatgatagtttcttttgctgtgcagaagctctttagtttaattagatcccattcgtcgattttggcttttgttgccattgcttttggtattttagtcatgaagtctttgcccatgcctatgtcctgaatggtattgcctaggttttcttctagggtttttatggttttaggtcttactttTAAGGAAAGACAACCTTTTCAACACATTGTGTTAGAAAACAGGATTTTCACATGCAGATGAGTGATGGTGGATCTTTACCTTACAACTTttgcaaaaattaacacaaactggGTGAAAGACCTAAACTTAACaactaaaagaatacaaattttacagaaaatattggGAGACACTTTCATTATATTAGGTAAGGTACAATTATTTGTATAAGACACAAAATGCACAGGGAACAAAAGAGAACATAGATAActtgggctgggtgctgtggctcatgcctgtaatcccagcactttgggaggctgaggagggtgaatcacttgagcacaggagtttgagaccagcctggccaacatgacgaaacctcatctctactacaaatacaaaaattagctccaCTTATAACAAagtatctctcagatcacagtgcaatcaagctagaactcaggattaagaatctcactcaaaaccgctcaactacatggaaactgaacaacctgctcctgaatgactactgggtacataacgaaatgaaggcagaaataaagatgttctttgaaaccaacgagaaccaagacacaacataccagaatctctgggatgcattcaaagcagtgtgtagagagaaatttatagcactaaatgcccacaagagaaagcagaaaagatccaaaattgacaccctaacatcacaattaaaagaactagaaaagcaagagcaaacacattcaaaagctagcagaaggcaagaaataactgaaatcagagcagaactgaaggaaatagagacacaaaaaacccttcaaaaaattaatgaatccaggagctggttttttgaaaggatcaacaaaattgatagaccgctagcaagactaataaagaaaaaaagagagaagaatcaaatagatgcaataaaaaatgataaaggggatatcaccaccgatcccacagaaatacaaactaccatcagagaatactacaaacacctctacacaaataaactagaaaatctagaagaaatggataaattcctcgacacatacactctcccaagactaaaccaggaagaagttgaatctctgaatagaccaataacaggagctgaaattgtggcaataatcaatagcttagcaaccaaaaagagtccaggaccagatggattcacagccaaattctacaagaggtacaaggaggaactggtaccattccttttgaaactattccaatcaatagaaaaagagggaatcctccctaactcattttatgaggccagcatcatcctcataccaaagctgggcaaagacacaaccaaaaaagagaattttagaccaatatccttgatgaacattgatgcaaaaatcctcaaaaaaatactggcaaaccgaatccagcagcacatcaaaaagcttatccaccatgatcaagtgggcttcatccctgggatgcaaggctggttcaatatacgcaaatcaataaatgtaatccagcatataaacagaaccaaagacaaaaaccacatgattatctcaatagatgcagaaaaggcctttgacaaaattcaacaacacttcatgctaaaaactctcaataaattaggtattgatgggacgtatctcaaaataataagagctatctatgacaaacccacagccaatatcatactgaatgggcaaaaactggaagcattccctttgaaaactggcacaaaacagggatgccctctctcaccactcctattcaacatagtgttggaagttctggccagggcaattaggcaggagaaggaaataaagggtattcaattaggaaaagaggaagtcaaattgtccctgtttgcagacgacacaattgtatatctagaaaaccccattgtctcagcccaaaatctccttaagctgataagcaacttcagcaaagtctcaggatacaaaatcaatgtacaaaaatcatgagcattcttatacaccaacaacagacaaacagagagccaaatcatgagtgaactcccattcacaattgcttcaaagagaataaaatacctaggaatccaacttacaagggacttgaaggacctcttcaaggagaactacaaaccactgctcaaggaaataaaagaggatacaaacaaatggaagaacattccatgctcatgggtaggaagaatcaatatcgtgaaaatggccatactgcccaaggtaatttacagattcaatgccatccccatcaagctaccaatgactttcctcacagaattggaaaaaactactttaaagttcatatggaaccaaaaaagagcccgcatcaccaagtcaatcctgagccaaaagaacaaagctggaggcatcacattacctgacttcaaactatactacaaggctacagtaaccaaaacagtatggtgttggtaccaaaacagagatatagatcaatggaacagaacagagccctcagaaataacgccgcatatctacaactatctgatctttgacaaacctgacaaaaacaagcaatggggaaaggattccctatttaataaatggtgctgggaaaactggctagccatacgtagaaagctgaaactggatcccttccttacaccttatccaaaaatgaattcaagatggattaaagacttaaacgttagacctaaaaccataaaaaccctagaagaaaacctaggcattaccattcaggacataggcatgggcaaggacttcatgtctaaaacaccaaaagcaatggcaacaaaagccaaaattgacaaatgggatctaattaaactcaagagcttctgcacagtgaaagaaactaccgtcagagtgaacaggcaacctacaaaatgggagaaaatttttgcaatctactcatctgacaaagggctaatatccagaatctacaatgaactcaaacaaacttacaagaaaaaaacaaacaaccccatcaaaaagtgggcaaaggacatgaacagacacttctcaaaagaagacatttatgcagccaaaaaacacatgaaaaaatgctcaccatcactggccatcagagaaatgcaaatcaaaaccacaatgagataccatctcacaccagttagaatggcgatcattaaaaagtcaggaaacagcaggtgctggagaggatgtggagaaataggaacacttttacactgttggtgggactgtaaactagttcaaccattgtggaagtcagtgtggcgattcttcagggatctagaactagaaattccatttgacccagccatcccattactgggtatatacccaaaggactataaatcatgctgctataaagacacatgcacacgtatgtttattacagcattattcaccattggaaccaacccaaatgtccaacaatgatagactggattaagtaaatgtggcacatatacaccatggaatactatgcagccataaaaaatgatgagttcatgtcctttgtagggacatggatgaaattggaaatcatcattctcagtaaactatcacaagaacaaaaaaccaaaaaccgcatattctcactcataggtgggaattgaacaatgagaacacatggacacgggaaggggaacatcacactctggggactgttgtggggtggggggaggggggagggatagcattgggagatatacctaatgctaaatggcgagttaatgggtgcagcacaccagcatggcacatgtatacatatgtaactaacctgcacattgcgcacatgtaccctaaatcctatagtataataataataaataaataaataaataaatttatttaaaaaaaaattagctccatgtagtggtgcatgcttgtaatcccaggtactcaggtaGCCGATgtggaagaattgtttgaacctgggaggtggagactgcagtgagctgagattgctgcaccatgcactccagcctgggtgacagagtgagaccatgtctcaaaaaaaataaaataaaataaaataacttggctacataaaaactttaaaatacttttgtgtgtctaaacacactatcaagaaagtgaaaagataacccataCAACTGGAAAAAGAATTTGCAAATTCTATATCTGATCagagtctaatatccagaatataagaACTCCCataactcagtaataaaaaaaatccccATTAAAATGAGTGTAAGagatgaatagacatttctctaaagaaggtatacaaatagccaataggcataaaaaatgatgttcaacatctcagatcatcagagaatggcaaataaaaaccacaataagataccactcattagaatggctattataaacaaacaaataaataaaaatgacaagcaTGGGAGGGACTGTAGAGAAGTAGAAATGCGTGTACATagctggagggaatgtaaataGTGTTGCACTATGAAAAACACTATgacggttcctcaaaaaattaaaatacatttaccaGATGATgctgcaattccacttctggatatatattgaaaaataactgaggctgggcacggtggctcatgcctgtaatcccagcactttgggaggccgaggctggcagatcacttgaggtcaggagtttgaggccagcctggccaacatggtaaaaccctgtctctactaaaaatatagaaattagctgggtttggaagcatgcacctgtaatgtcagctactcaggaggctgaggcaggagaattacttgaacctgggaggcagagattgcagtgagccaagatcacaccactgcactccagcctgagcaacagagcaagactccatctcaaaaaaaaaaaaaaaaacaaaac
This portion of the Pongo abelii isolate AG06213 chromosome 20, NHGRI_mPonAbe1-v2.0_pri, whole genome shotgun sequence genome encodes:
- the LOC100449000 gene encoding olfactory receptor 7E24; its protein translation is MLVYLRPIFQFSFFFLKRCPSYTEPQNLTGVSEFLLLGLSEDPELQLVLAGLFLSMYLVTVLGNLLIILAVSSHSHLHTPMYFFLSNLSLADIGFTSTTVPKMIVDMQTHSRVISYAGCLTQMSFFVLFACMDDMLLSVMAYDRFVAICHPLHYRVIMNPCLCGFLILLSFFISLLDSQLHNLIVLQLTCFNDVGISNFFCDPSQLLHLRCSDTFINEMVIYFMGAIFGCLPISGILFSYYKIVSSILRVPTSDGKYKTFSTCGSHLAVVCLFYGTGLVGYLSSAVSPSPRKSMVASVMYTAVTPMLNPFIYSLRNKDIQNALCRLRSRIIKSHHLHPFCYMG